One window of the Colletotrichum destructivum chromosome 6, complete sequence genome contains the following:
- a CDS encoding Putative Zinc finger, GATA-type, Zinc finger, NHR/GATA-type: MPSGPSSPRSASIPRSESSPSGTQALTATNPTESHGHVSNNGQQDPASPTKLSWNHLRQGESHQRIRHGAKQLLRLTESFSAFDGAGPAGGHDTAHEHTFPTDDDLRTMSRLSHSIARDINEIRALRKDDPNAQNQKRKTDESSQQQAAFRNDASDRGDPPARRPGRRAEFSCHKCHRVETPEWRPGPDGPGTLCNVCGLIYAKRERKKDELTMPTFGPPSFS; the protein is encoded by the exons ATGCCTTCCGGCCCCTCCAGTCCGCGATCCGCCTCCATCCCGAGGTCCGAGTCGTCGCCTTCCGGCACACAAGCCCTAACCGCGACCAACCCAACCGAGTCGCACGGCCATGTCAGTAACAACGGACAGCAAGACCCGGCCTCTCCCACGAAGCTGTCGTGGAACCATCTCAGGCAGGGCGAAAGCCATCAGCGC ATTCGCCATGGCGCAAAACAGTTGCTTCGCCTGACCGAGAGCTTCTCTGCTTTCGATGGCGCTGGTCCGGCTGGCGGCCACGACACCGCACATGAGCACACCTTCCctaccgacgacgacctgcgAACAATGTCGCGCCTCTCGCACAGCATCGCCCGCGACATCAACGAAATCCGGGCCCTCAGGAAGGACGACCCGAACGCCCAAAACCAAAAGCGAAAGACCGACGAGAGTAGCCAGCAACAAGCGGCTTTTCGGAACGACGCGTCGGACCGTGGGGatccgcccgcccgccgacccggacgccgagCCGAGTTCTCGTGCCACAAGTGTCACCGCGTCGAAACTCCCGAGTGGCGGCCCGGCCCGGACGGCCCCGGCACACTCTGCAACGTCTGCGGCCTGATATATGCAAAGAGA